From the genome of Colletotrichum higginsianum IMI 349063 chromosome 4, whole genome shotgun sequence, one region includes:
- a CDS encoding Map kinase kinase skh1 pek1, whose product MGDRRVRGSEEPSEEKTEPFSQTEIDARMRSIRVEESFDLVQADPVPLDKLRVEEHHHKQGIRILVRPLTRSRSVSPGNYNCQWLALRAEVASEKDPQHKVLAVSQTSRDIKFSVRIPPERLDDNTPRPPLWCELYYDPASDNQILLNRSEVPISLTRISDGPASSVSWAVNPGTPKALSPGTWRINVRDIEVLDFRILEKRPAFFKLAEPAVKDEAPSNSDADAINASGKRSFTAEHEGSRSEKKARTTDEVGMDAKKDKEDGVIMFLRPAAEPLVFPLPTEAKSRDVVPTNGHALLDMQREEAVVIPGGCEIDEYTVTKRDQIASTTLSSVFIAEHSNVPDGIVTVKVLKTRSANPNGKPQDNERNVIRQADMWLREYQSQDDLRHHSIVKLYGGDARYLSLYMEHVDAKDLSAKGVWRSQVDHGFLGDRSDAFAILRDISGALNYLHGKSLVHNDIKPANILYSPARGAVLCDFGLSTHTSGPVTTGGTPYYIPPEFIGKKLRGPPSDVWALGVTMLYVLGKIPFPDARSRKAANKPALYWMIADVNRPPAQPQPHRPGQPCSHAVDLMYVWLSEVAVAREKLYPRDKLERLVSDMLIAVPSQRITMARVVREMYLLEQQALAKR is encoded by the coding sequence ATGGGAGACCGCCGCGTCCGCGGCTCGGAGGAGCCGTCGGAGGAAAAGACGGAACCATTCTCACAGACTGAAATCGACGCGCGCATGAGGAGCATCCGCGTTGAGGAGTccttcgacctcgtccaggCCGATCCTGTGCCGCTCGACAAGCTGCGCGTCGAGGAGCACCACCACAAGCAGGGCATCCGCATCCTCGTCCGACCCCTCACCCGGAGCCGCTCCGTGAGCCCGGGCAACTACAACTGCCAGTGGCTCGCCCtccgcgccgaggtcgcctCCGAGAAGGACCCCCAGCACAAGGTGCTCGCCGTTTCCCAAACGTCCCGGGACATCAAGTTCTCCGTGCGCATCCCTCCGGagcgcctcgacgacaacaccCCGCGCCCGCCCCTGTGGTGCGAGCTCTACTACGACCCGGCCAGCGACAATCAGATCCTGCTGAACCGCTCCGAGGTGCCCATCTCATTAACGAGGATCTCCGACGGCCCTGCCTCCAGCGTCAGTTGGGCCGTCAACCCGGGAACCCCAAAGGCCCTGTCGCCGGGCACATGGCGCATCAACGTGCGCGACATCGAAGTTCTCGACTTTAGGATCTTGGAGAAGCGGCCCGCCTTCTTcaagctcgccgagcccgccgtCAAAGACGAGGCCCCTTCCAACTCGGATGCGGACGCTATCAACGCTTCCGGCAAGCGGTCTTTCACCGCCGAGCACGAGGGCTCGCGATCAGAAAAGAAGGCTCGCACCACGGACGAGGTCGGCATGGATgcgaagaaggacaaggaagACGGCGTCATCATGTTCCTCCGACCGGCAGCCGAGCCCCTCGTGTTCCCCCTCCCGACCGAGGCTAAGAGCAGAGACGTAGTGCCGACCAACGGCCACGCGCTGCTCGACATGCAACGCGAAGAGGCTGTGGTGATCCCCGGCGGGTGCGAGATCGACGAGTACACGGTCACAAAGCGTGACCAGAtcgcgtcgacgacgctctCGTCCGTCTTTATCGCCGAGCACTCCAACGTGCccgacggcatcgtcacGGTCAAGGTGCTCAAGACGCGGTCTGCCAACCCCAACGGCAAGCCGCAGGACAACGAGCGCAACGTAATCCGGCAGGCCGACATGTGGCTGCGCGAGTACCAGAGCCAGGACGACCTGCGCCACCACTCCATCGTCAAGCTTtacggcggcgacgcgcgCTACCTCTCGCTCTACATGGAgcacgtcgacgccaaggaccTCTCGGCCAAGGGCGTGTGGCGCTCGCAAGTCGACCacggcttcctcggcgaccgCTCCGACGCCTTCGCCATCTTGCGCGACATCAGCGGCGCCCTGAACTACCTGCACGGCAAGTCCCTTGTGCACAACGACATCAAGCCCGCCAACATCCTCTACTCGCCCGCCCGCGGCGCCGTGCTCTGCGACTTTGGCCTGTCGACGCACACGAGCGGGCCCGTCACGACGGGCGGCACCCCCTACTACATCCCGCCCGAGTTCATCGGCAAGAAGCTGCGCGGCCCGCCGTCGGACGTCTgggccctcggcgtcaccATGCTATACGTTCTCGGCAAGATCCCCTTCCCGGATGCGCGCTCGCGCAAGGCCGCCAACAAGCCGGCGCTGTACTGGATGATCGCCGACGTCAACCGCCCGCCTgcgcagccgcagccgcacCGGCCGGGCCAGCCGTGCAgccacgccgtcgacctgaTGTATGTCTGGCTGAGCGAGGTGGCCGTCGCGAGGGAGAAGCTGTACCCGCGCGACAAGCTCGAGCGGCTCGTGTCGGACATGCTCATCGCCGTGCCGAGCCAGCGCATCACGATGGCGCGGGTCGTGAGGGAGATGTATCTCCTGGAGCAGCAGGCCCTCGCCAAGAGGTGA
- a CDS encoding Gpi anchored protein, giving the protein MAPKTLLVALGAANLASAHFGLTYPEWRADTLKPTNVTGFSQWTYPCAGVPYGAGNVTDWPLDGGAVELDLHHDWTYVFINLGLEANGNVSTHNITLTPQFWNATGSGTLCVEKLALPTPAQDGQRASLQVITVGDSGAGLYNCADIRFTSNATNPSSEQCKTEGVSVYTVKEQSANGTIEGGAGNSTGNSTGGNGGSSGAAGSGVHMLALTTFVGLSFVFAFGMRL; this is encoded by the exons ATGGCCCCCAAgaccctcctcgtcgccctcggcgccgcgaACCTCGCCTCCGCCCACTTCGGCCTCACCTACCCTGAGTGGCGCGCCGACACCCTCAAGCCAACCAACGTGACGGGCTTCTCGCAGTGGACATACCCAT gcgccggcgtccccTATGGTGCGGGCAATGTCACCGACTGgcccctcgacggcggcgccgtcgagctggaCCTGCACCATGACTGGACCTACGTCTTCatcaacctcggcctcgaggccaacggcAACGTCTCGACGCACAACATCACCCTGACCCCTCAGTTCTGGAACGCCACCGGCTCTGGCACCCTCTgcgtcgagaagctggcccTGCCCACGCCCGCCCAGGACGGCCAGCGCGCCAGTCTGCAGGTCATCACCGTCGGTGACTCGGGAGCCGGCCTGTACAAC TGCGCCGACATCCGCTTCACGTCCAACGCCACGAACCCCTCGTCGGAGCAGTGCAAGACCGAGGGCGTCTCGGTCTACACGGTCAAGGAGCAGagcgccaacggcaccatcgaaggcggcgccggcaacagCACCGGCAACTCGActggcggcaacggcggctcCAGCGGTGcggccggcagcggcgtACACATGCTCGCGCTGACGACCTTCGTCGGTCTTAGCTTCGTCTTCGCCTTTGGCATGAGATTGTAA